A region of the Brassica oleracea var. oleracea cultivar TO1000 unplaced genomic scaffold, BOL UnpScaffold01855, whole genome shotgun sequence genome:
AAAAACCACAAAAGATACAAACGGTTTCTTAATTTATACGAAACAATCATCTTGACAAAGATACTCTGGCTTGTACGAAGCAGTGCCTATGACATATTTGCTAAAACAACAACGGATTGACATGCATTCAAAGATCAAACATAAAACCCAAAATGATCCTAACGGTTTCTGCGTTTAGACATACCAATTATCTTGACAAGCCACTCCGGCTTGAATGAAGCGATGACATGACCTATAGCCAATCCAAGCAACAGTCCGGTTCCATACCCTATGGCCGTTGCTTCCCAGTTCAacacgttttcttcttcttcttcttcttcttctttttcttcctctgaTTGTTGCATCGGCGGTGCATTAGTCCCGAAGCAACTTTGTTCGAGAGGAAGACCACAAAGCCCTGCATTCCCTTCAAAGGAGGATTTAGGCTGCCCTGTGATCTGTGTTCCTTGTGGTATTTCACCCTTGAGTTGGTTATGAGCCACACTTATGTACTCCAGAAATGAGAGGCTTCCAAGTCCTTTAGGAATAGTCCCTGAGAGTTGGTTGCCAGATAGATCTAATGACTCAAGCTCTGAAACATTTGACAATGACAGAGGAATGTGTCCTGTGAAGGCATTGTTGGATAAATTGAGTGCAATCAATTTCCTCAAGAGACCAATAGATTCAGGAATCTGTCCTTCAAGTCCATTCCCTGAAAAATCAATGGTAGCGTAGGAATTGAGGATCTTCGCTTGCTCCATAGATAGACCCTTGTACTCCAAATCTATGTTATCATCATAGTAATACAGAGAAATGCGGGCGTAGTATCCCATATATATTCCCGCATCTTCATCAATCTGGAGTGATGATGCCTTCCAATTCACAAAGTAATCTAGGGGCAAGCTTCCTGTGAAGTTGTTATATGATACTTCAAGTATGCGCAGCTCAGGAAACGCCAAAGAACCTTGATCAGAAGGAGATATAGTGCCGTAGAATTTGTTTGAACGAAGGATAAGTGCTTGCAAATAAGGAAGCGCCTTGAGCCAGAAAGGAAAGGTGTCTTTCATTCTGTTGTTGTGaacacttagaaactttagagAGGAGCAATTCATAAGAGATCTCGGAAGCTTCCCGGTTAGTCGATTGTAACCAACATCAAGTGTCCGAAGCAAGGCATCATCATCATAGCACatgtctggaagacttccttcCAAGTTGTTCTTCCGGAGATTCAAGATAATGAGAGAGTTTTGTAAATTACTCAGGCATCCAGGAATTGAACCGGTGAAGTTGTTGTAGGAGAGATCAAGAACAGCAAGAAAGCTTCTGTTGCATAATGCAAGAGGTATGTTCCCTGTGAAACTGTTGTTCCATGTCGATAAACCGTTGAGAGAGTGTGGTGGATTAGGCAATGGTCCTTCGAAATGGTTTAAAGCCAAGTCTAAAATCTTCACCGATGAGTTCTCTAAAGCTTCCACCGAACCTTCAAACCCGGTTAAAGAGTTATTAGATAGAGTCACTATGCTCAAACGAGGAAGGTTCCAAAACCACTCGGGGACTTTCCCTTTGATTCTGTTGTGGGAAAAGTGTACACGTGTCAAACTATTAAGGCCTTTCAAGAAGTTTGGGAACTGACTGATGCCGCAGCCCATCAAAACCAATACTTCCAAAGTCAACGGGACGTATGAACTAGTTGGTGATATACTATTACCGGAAAGATCAAGGTAGGCTAAAGaattgattgaggaaaagagGTGTAAGTCAATTGGGTAGCTTATGTTTTGGTATGACAGGTCGAGTTTCCTGAGGTTAATAAGCTTTGAGATAGGCTCTAGGATTTGTCCTCGGAATTGGTTACCCTGAAGATAAAGAATCTCGagttgagatgaagaagaggaattGGGAACTTCAATGGGGTCGGTGAGAGAGTTTCCAGATAGATCAACTTGTGCCAAGAAAGGCATAGTGAGCAGAGAAGAAGGGATGGTTCCAGAGAAGTAATTGTTGGAGAGTTTTAAATCGCAAAGCGTAGTGTAATTCTGGACAAAATGAACACTACCAGTGAGGCTGTTATTGCCAAGGTTCAACACGGTTAGCCGACTTAGGTTACTAAATGAGGATGGAACTTGACCGTGGAAGCCATTGGAAGAAAGAGACAACATCTCTAGCCTGTTGAAATTTCCAAATTCAGAAGGAAGTGAGGAGGAACCTAAGTTGTTGTGAGAGAGATGAAGGTAAAAAAGGTGATGCAACTCGAATAGGCTACTGCTAGGATTTAGAGTTCCAGAAAATTGGTTAAAGGAAAGGTCTAAAAAGGAGAGTTTACTAAGATTCCTTATAAGTTGTAAACTACCCGTAAGTTCGTTTTGGGAAATGTCTAGATAGGAAAGCTGGCTTAAGTTACTAAATGAGAAAGGTACTTGACCAGTGAAGCCATTAGAGGAAAGAAATAGAACCTCTAATTTGTTGAGATTGCTGAATTTAGAAGGGAGTGAAGAGGGAGTGAAGTTGTTGTTAGAGAGATCGAGGTATTGAAGATGATGCAACTCGAAGAGGCTACTGTTGGGTTTGAGAATTCCAGTGAAGCAGCCACTTGCGAGTTCTAGCTTTGTGACCACACCAGTCGTGTTATCGCACATGACACCTTGAAAGTAGTCGCTGCTGTTGCAACCGCCGGATTCAAACTCGTTCTTGAACTGCACAAGCGCTCGGATCTGGTTAGGACGACAACCAGCTATTCCAACATCAAGCGCATTTATCGTAAGGACACTTGAAGCAAAGAGATTACCCAGTACGAGTACCAAGAGAAAATGCAAATGCATACATGACATGTTCATCATGAAaaccttttcaaaaaaaaatattcttttaagaaAAGATACATAGAAGATTgccaatatatactatatatatatgtgtgattATGTGACTACCGAAGACTTGGTCTCTTGGAGTTACGAAAAGTCTTGGTATTTCAAATACCGTATTTGGAACTAACGTGGAAGAGCAATCGGACCATAAAGTGAAATCCGAGTTGATGTTAATGTCTCTAACGTATAATTTATGTTGGACTCAGATCAGT
Encoded here:
- the LOC106321513 gene encoding receptor-like protein 12 codes for the protein MMNMSCMHLHFLLVLVLGNLFASSVLTINALDVGIAGCRPNQIRALVQFKNEFESGGCNSSDYFQGVMCDNTTGVVTKLELASGCFTGILKPNSSLFELHHLQYLDLSNNNFTPSSLPSKFSNLNKLEVLFLSSNGFTGQVPFSFSNLSQLSYLDISQNELTGSLQLIRNLSKLSFLDLSFNQFSGTLNPSSSLFELHHLFYLHLSHNNLGSSSLPSEFGNFNRLEMLSLSSNGFHGQVPSSFSNLSRLTVLNLGNNSLTGSVHFVQNYTTLCDLKLSNNYFSGTIPSSLLTMPFLAQVDLSGNSLTDPIEVPNSSSSSQLEILYLQGNQFRGQILEPISKLINLRKLDLSYQNISYPIDLHLFSSINSLAYLDLSGNSISPTSSYVPLTLEVLVLMGCGISQFPNFLKGLNSLTRVHFSHNRIKGKVPEWFWNLPRLSIVTLSNNSLTGFEGSVEALENSSVKILDLALNHFEGPLPNPPHSLNGLSTWNNSFTGNIPLALCNRSFLAVLDLSYNNFTGSIPGCLSNLQNSLIILNLRKNNLEGSLPDMCYDDDALLRTLDVGYNRLTGKLPRSLMNCSSLKFLSVHNNRMKDTFPFWLKALPYLQALILRSNKFYGTISPSDQGSLAFPELRILEVSYNNFTGSLPLDYFVNWKASSLQIDEDAGIYMGYYARISLYYYDDNIDLEYKGLSMEQAKILNSYATIDFSGNGLEGQIPESIGLLRKLIALNLSNNAFTGHIPLSLSNVSELESLDLSGNQLSGTIPKGLGSLSFLEYISVAHNQLKGEIPQGTQITGQPKSSFEGNAGLCGLPLEQSCFGTNAPPMQQSEEEKEEEEEEEENVLNWEATAIGYGTGLLLGLAIGHVIASFKPEWLVKIIGMSKRRNR